In one Pirellulales bacterium genomic region, the following are encoded:
- a CDS encoding DUF1549 domain-containing protein — translation MTPTAVFPRLVALSLAIALASNVVAEEVAINTSVPPPAGPAAPVVDLGAATELSFATGANALLRGRDAQRQLVVMAKYAAGITRDATRQIAFSSNPAGIVSVDSTGLVTPLADGKTVVTAQAAGGVNASMEVAVDHFVDDPQINFPNQIVPIFTKLGCNSGGCHGKASGQNGFKLSLLGFEPGEDYEHLVKEARGRRLFPAAPDRSLLLTKPINAIPHGGGQRLDKESLEYRLLKRWITQGMPYGKDTDPKVARIEVLPEYSIMARRGEQQIAVLAHYTDGAIEDVTRLAQFDPNDNEMAEVSNLGLVKTLDLTGDVAVMARYQGHVGVFRANVPLGVNVDTLPPSQNFVDDLVFAKLKTLGVPPSVVCDDATFLRRVSVDIAGRLPTLEETKAFLAETDPAKRDRAIDRLLDSSDYADYFANKWTAVLRNRRQNPNYMHGTYAFHDWIRESLYANKPYDQFVRDILTASGDVGDNPPVAWYREVKDTNQQVEDSAQLFLGLRIQCARCHHHPFEAWSQRDYYGFSAFFSQVARKPGDQTDEQRVFSKRGAARATNPKTGESLPPTGLGAKPSDVSPERDPREALVDWMAAPDNPFFAKALVNRYWKHFFSRGIVDPEDDMRVTNPASNPQLLDALAKHFASSHFDLKELVRTICRSSAYQLSALPNDYNLNDKQNFSRYYPKRLTAEVLLDALDGVTAAPSSFSGLPAGTRAVQIPDTGVNSYFLTVFGKPEAASACECERSQEANLAQSLHLLNSSEVQGKLANGSGRAARLAGDKQRSDEDKVRELYLCVYSREPASDELAIATGHLAKNENKQQAFEDILWALVNTKEFLFNH, via the coding sequence TTATTGCGCGGCCGTGACGCCCAGCGTCAATTGGTGGTGATGGCCAAGTACGCCGCCGGCATAACGCGAGATGCCACCCGCCAGATCGCCTTTTCCAGCAATCCTGCCGGCATCGTCTCTGTCGACAGCACAGGCCTGGTCACTCCGCTGGCCGATGGCAAGACAGTTGTCACGGCCCAAGCAGCTGGCGGTGTGAACGCCAGCATGGAAGTGGCGGTGGATCATTTTGTCGACGATCCGCAGATCAATTTCCCGAACCAGATCGTGCCGATCTTTACCAAACTCGGCTGTAACAGTGGCGGATGCCACGGTAAGGCCAGCGGCCAGAACGGTTTCAAGCTGTCGCTGCTTGGGTTCGAGCCGGGCGAGGATTATGAGCATCTGGTTAAGGAAGCGCGCGGCCGGCGTTTGTTCCCTGCAGCGCCTGATCGCAGCCTGCTGCTGACCAAGCCGATCAACGCCATTCCGCATGGTGGCGGTCAGCGGCTGGATAAGGAATCGCTCGAATATCGACTGTTAAAGCGCTGGATCACGCAGGGCATGCCCTACGGCAAAGATACCGATCCCAAGGTCGCGCGGATCGAAGTCCTGCCGGAATACTCGATCATGGCCCGCCGAGGTGAGCAACAGATCGCCGTGCTGGCACACTACACTGACGGCGCTATAGAGGATGTGACGCGGCTGGCCCAATTTGATCCTAACGACAATGAGATGGCCGAAGTCTCGAACCTAGGCCTGGTCAAGACGCTCGACCTGACCGGCGACGTGGCCGTAATGGCACGCTACCAGGGGCATGTGGGTGTGTTCCGGGCCAATGTGCCGTTGGGTGTGAACGTCGACACTCTGCCGCCCTCGCAAAACTTTGTCGACGACCTGGTTTTCGCGAAGCTGAAGACCCTCGGCGTGCCCCCCTCGGTGGTTTGCGACGACGCCACGTTCCTGCGTCGCGTCAGCGTCGATATCGCCGGACGTTTACCGACGCTGGAAGAGACCAAAGCCTTTCTGGCCGAAACGGATCCCGCCAAGCGCGATCGGGCGATCGATCGTTTGCTGGACAGCAGCGATTACGCCGACTACTTCGCCAACAAGTGGACCGCGGTGCTGCGTAATCGGCGCCAGAACCCCAATTACATGCACGGCACCTACGCGTTCCACGACTGGATTCGCGAAAGCCTGTATGCCAATAAGCCGTATGATCAGTTCGTGCGCGACATTCTGACCGCCTCGGGCGATGTGGGCGACAATCCGCCCGTGGCCTGGTATCGCGAAGTAAAGGACACGAATCAGCAGGTCGAAGACAGCGCGCAATTGTTTCTGGGATTGCGGATTCAATGTGCCCGCTGCCATCACCATCCGTTCGAGGCCTGGAGCCAGCGCGACTACTACGGTTTCTCGGCGTTCTTCTCGCAGGTAGCGCGCAAGCCGGGAGATCAGACTGACGAGCAGCGCGTCTTTAGCAAGCGCGGTGCCGCCCGGGCCACGAATCCGAAGACAGGCGAAAGCCTGCCCCCGACCGGCCTGGGAGCAAAGCCCAGCGACGTTTCGCCCGAGCGCGACCCGCGCGAGGCTTTGGTTGATTGGATGGCGGCGCCGGACAACCCGTTCTTTGCCAAGGCGCTGGTGAATCGGTACTGGAAGCATTTCTTCAGCCGCGGCATCGTCGATCCCGAAGACGACATGCGGGTGACGAACCCGGCCTCGAATCCACAGTTGCTTGACGCCCTCGCCAAGCACTTCGCCAGCAGTCATTTCGATCTGAAAGAGCTGGTGCGGACCATCTGCCGCTCGAGCGCTTATCAACTGAGCGCGCTGCCGAACGACTACAACCTGAACGACAAGCAGAATTTCTCGCGCTACTATCCCAAGCGCCTCACGGCCGAGGTTCTGTTGGATGCGTTGGACGGCGTTACCGCCGCGCCCAGTAGCTTCTCGGGATTGCCGGCCGGCACGAGGGCCGTGCAGATTCCGGATACGGGCGTGAATTCGTACTTCCTCACGGTATTCGGCAAGCCCGAAGCAGCTAGTGCTTGCGAGTGCGAGCGTTCGCAAGAGGCCAACCTGGCGCAGAGCCTACACCTGCTGAATTCCAGCGAAGTGCAAGGCAAGCTGGCCAACGGCAGCGGACGTGCCGCCCGGCTGGCCGGCGACAAGCAACGCAGCGACGAAGACAAGGTGCGCGAGCTGTACCTGTGCGTCTACTCGCGCGAGCCGGCCTCGGACGAACTGGCGATCGCGACCGGCCACCTGGCCAAGAACGAGAACAAGCAACAGGCCTTCGAGGACATCCTCTGGGCTTTGGTGAATACCAAAGAATTCCTGTTCAATCACTAG
- a CDS encoding PPC domain-containing protein, which yields MSRISTGARRAVVCWMRRLLLVVALLMIPAGSAWAQLPAAQLHALFPAGGRQGTIVDVRLAGGTDIDGADRLVFSHSHVTAVQKTRAPTPFESGPQGIPSEFTVAIHPDVPPGIYEARFSGRFGISNPRAFVVGNLPEQKEPADNHSPEKAAAIPFNTIINGTADATSNDYFKIALKKDEQVVIDCWAERIDSRLDGTLVIYDASGRELSFDRDTNRRDPLLAFTAPADGLYTIKLYDFLYRGGADYFYRLLVTTGPYIDFVDPPVAVPGTKASFTLFGSHLPGGAKVEGMTSRGRTLEKLTIEIEAPAGQATDELTISNLVRAQDATLDGFEYRLSTPAGDSNPCLIGFTSAAVVEEQEPNDDPNKPQPISVPCTFVGRFSPRGDYDWISFEAKKGDSYWIEAISQRLGLPTDPYVLVQRVSRNDKGESQVTDVQELDDAGKGAGIPSFRPESDDPAYRFLAPEDGTYRVLIRDLYAGSRGDPRLIYALAIRRAAPDFRLVAVPAYHTNLTAPSDFQPGNPLLRRGGTETINVVALRRDGYAGEINITVDGLPAGVTARPGLIPADQNTTTIVLRAAEDAHAWAGTIRVVGKAAIDGKEIARVARPAAIAWPVPLNTPPEARLARDLWLAVLDLDTAPFLVELGEDKTWEMSRAGKLEIPIKVVRRGEMKQPVTLTALALPANVKAAAVTIAPEASEGKLALEIADKARPGVYDLRLQAQAAVPYRRDPQSADVAAAAKQVIEKLSTELAAASQVTEQARLAAEKLASESAAASTQATASAQAQAQKATAAADEAKAAATRLTQAREAAEKDSTNQALVKAKDDAEVEVQVAQVQSEAAAAGRVATDKAATEAAAKMQAATADKAIKDKLAADAAAKAKAAADAKTAADKRAADLAKAAEQKNVNVFESSTSAILKITNAPLTLSVTPPAAAIKPGMPLEIPVAVGRLYGFADPLEVELVVPEAVKGVSAAKLTLPPEMVDAKFALTTTAESPAGKHSLIARTKFKFGGADFTVDQPVQIKIEAAQ from the coding sequence GTGTCTCGAATCTCGACCGGAGCGCGTCGCGCCGTAGTGTGCTGGATGCGCCGTCTGCTACTTGTTGTTGCGCTGCTGATGATCCCCGCAGGCAGTGCGTGGGCCCAGTTGCCAGCCGCGCAGTTGCACGCGTTATTTCCGGCCGGCGGACGGCAAGGAACGATTGTCGACGTGCGGCTTGCTGGCGGCACCGATATCGACGGCGCCGATCGGCTGGTCTTCTCGCATTCGCATGTCACCGCTGTGCAGAAAACACGGGCTCCCACGCCGTTTGAATCCGGACCGCAAGGAATTCCGAGTGAGTTCACCGTGGCCATTCATCCGGACGTGCCGCCGGGCATCTACGAGGCGCGATTCAGCGGAAGATTCGGCATCTCGAACCCGCGCGCATTCGTGGTGGGCAATCTGCCCGAGCAAAAGGAGCCGGCCGACAATCACTCTCCGGAAAAGGCCGCGGCGATCCCGTTCAATACGATCATCAATGGCACGGCCGATGCCACCAGCAACGACTACTTCAAGATCGCGCTCAAGAAAGACGAGCAAGTGGTGATCGACTGCTGGGCCGAGCGCATCGATTCGCGGCTGGATGGCACGCTTGTAATTTACGATGCGAGTGGTCGTGAACTGTCGTTCGATCGTGATACGAATCGCCGCGATCCACTCTTGGCGTTCACAGCGCCGGCCGACGGCTTGTACACCATCAAGCTGTACGACTTCCTTTATCGGGGCGGCGCCGACTACTTCTATCGCTTGCTCGTTACCACAGGTCCCTATATCGACTTTGTCGATCCGCCGGTCGCGGTGCCTGGAACGAAGGCGAGCTTCACGCTTTTCGGCAGCCATTTGCCGGGCGGGGCCAAGGTCGAGGGAATGACCTCGCGCGGCCGTACGCTTGAGAAATTGACGATCGAGATCGAAGCGCCAGCCGGCCAGGCTACAGACGAGTTGACGATCAGCAACCTGGTGCGAGCCCAAGACGCAACGCTCGACGGCTTTGAATACCGGCTTTCGACGCCGGCCGGGGATTCAAACCCCTGCCTGATTGGCTTCACGTCGGCCGCCGTGGTTGAAGAGCAAGAGCCTAATGACGACCCGAACAAGCCGCAGCCGATCAGCGTGCCTTGCACGTTTGTGGGTCGGTTCTCGCCGCGCGGCGACTACGACTGGATTTCGTTCGAGGCCAAAAAGGGTGACTCCTACTGGATCGAAGCCATCTCGCAGCGGCTGGGGCTGCCGACCGATCCGTATGTGCTCGTACAGCGCGTCTCGCGCAACGATAAGGGCGAGAGCCAAGTGACCGACGTCCAAGAGCTGGACGACGCGGGCAAAGGCGCCGGCATTCCTTCGTTCCGGCCCGAAAGCGACGATCCGGCCTATCGATTTCTGGCACCGGAAGATGGCACCTACCGCGTTCTGATTCGCGATCTGTACGCCGGCTCGCGTGGCGATCCACGTTTGATCTATGCCTTGGCCATCCGCCGCGCGGCGCCCGATTTCCGCCTGGTGGCCGTGCCGGCTTACCATACGAACCTCACGGCGCCATCGGATTTTCAGCCGGGCAATCCGTTGTTGCGGCGCGGCGGCACCGAGACGATTAACGTGGTGGCGTTGCGACGCGACGGATACGCAGGCGAGATCAACATCACCGTTGACGGACTTCCTGCCGGAGTGACGGCCCGCCCGGGATTGATCCCGGCCGACCAGAATACAACGACGATCGTATTGCGGGCCGCTGAAGATGCTCACGCCTGGGCCGGCACGATTCGCGTTGTTGGCAAGGCTGCCATCGATGGCAAAGAGATCGCCCGCGTGGCACGTCCTGCCGCCATCGCCTGGCCGGTGCCGCTGAACACGCCTCCCGAGGCGCGACTGGCCCGCGACCTGTGGCTGGCCGTACTCGATTTGGATACGGCGCCGTTTTTGGTGGAACTGGGCGAAGACAAGACATGGGAAATGTCGCGCGCCGGCAAGCTCGAGATACCGATCAAGGTCGTGCGTCGCGGCGAAATGAAACAACCAGTCACGCTCACGGCGCTGGCATTACCGGCGAACGTCAAAGCGGCTGCCGTGACGATCGCACCCGAGGCTAGCGAAGGAAAGCTCGCGCTTGAGATCGCGGACAAGGCGAGGCCGGGCGTGTACGACCTCCGCTTGCAGGCGCAAGCAGCCGTCCCATACCGTCGCGATCCGCAAAGCGCCGACGTAGCAGCCGCGGCGAAGCAGGTCATCGAAAAACTCTCTACTGAGCTGGCCGCCGCCTCGCAAGTGACCGAGCAGGCGCGGCTGGCCGCCGAAAAACTGGCCTCCGAGTCGGCCGCCGCCAGCACCCAGGCCACAGCGTCGGCACAGGCTCAAGCTCAGAAGGCGACGGCAGCGGCAGACGAAGCCAAAGCCGCCGCGACCAGGCTCACGCAAGCGCGCGAGGCTGCAGAAAAGGACTCGACGAACCAGGCGCTGGTCAAGGCGAAGGACGATGCCGAGGTCGAAGTCCAAGTGGCCCAAGTGCAATCCGAGGCGGCAGCCGCCGGACGCGTAGCGACCGACAAAGCAGCCACCGAGGCCGCGGCCAAGATGCAAGCCGCTACGGCTGACAAGGCGATTAAGGACAAACTCGCCGCCGATGCAGCCGCCAAGGCCAAGGCGGCGGCCGACGCCAAAACGGCTGCCGACAAACGCGCGGCGGATCTGGCCAAAGCGGCCGAACAGAAAAACGTCAACGTGTTCGAGTCGTCGACGTCGGCCATACTCAAGATTACTAATGCACCGCTGACACTGTCCGTCACGCCGCCGGCCGCTGCGATCAAGCCCGGCATGCCGCTCGAAATTCCCGTCGCTGTGGGACGGCTATATGGTTTCGCCGATCCGTTGGAAGTCGAGCTGGTCGTGCCCGAGGCGGTCAAGGGTGTGTCGGCAGCCAAGTTGACTCTGCCTCCCGAAATGGTGGACGCAAAGTTCGCTCTGACCACCACGGCCGAATCACCGGCGGGTAAGCATTCGTTGATTGCTCGAACCAAGTTCAAATTTGGCGGAGCGGACTTCACGGTCGATCAGCCTGTGCAAATCAAAATTGAAGCCGCGCAATAG
- a CDS encoding c-type cytochrome domain-containing protein, with translation MPTLAWPCLIATFIVTTTTAPHVRADDAPATIPIADVKRDVPVDFAKDVQPLLQKHCVACHNTTTHEGGLSLESPQTILKGGDSGPGVVANKSVESLLLKRASGQLDDLMPPPGNKANATPMSSEELGLVKLWIDQGATGNNGAGESIAWQPLPPGVNPIYAVALTPDGQYTACGRANQIFVYHTPTGKLVGRLTDPELLRAGVYQKPGVADLDLVQSLAISPDGYTLASGGYRTIKLWSRPRNVRAFTLDAVAPESVAAITVSADGKWLATGGNDGQVKLWDATQGAAARTLSGHTAGITSLVFSADGARLFSGSLDKSVRCWQVADGAAQGGISVPAAVNAVAIMADGSQIAAGGADNLIRVWNIASATSQQVAEAAPVAAFSGHAQPITSLANVPGMPPRILSGSADGTARLWNLADGKVMQQLDHGSPVTAVAVRPDGARFATAGVGGIAKLWNAADGKLVADLRGDVRAQLQTASAERTVADRTRDLAHFTAAVATSEKASTSEAEGVTKAMEALTAAEKGRTEKTEAAKKAEEEKVAAEKASTEAVAAAKAADDAKSGADKVIADAEAAAKTTSEMAAQATAAADAAPGNRFLADAKAAGEKAIVEATAKIAASKEAKVAAEKAVVESPAKVKAAADALAAKVKAATDGDAARKQAETGFTAAEQALAASNVAAKRAAEAVPVAKATQAAGEAALKQSQAELEKAKQTAVASEQPIRTVAFSPDNVQLVTGGDDRLIHLWSADNGAAFETYSGHAAPVLAVAFAGDGRVVSGSADKSAIAWDLHPAWTWQRTIGGPESALLVDRVTALDFSPDGKLLASGSGEPSRSGELKIWNVADGTLAREIADAHSDTIFGLDFSPDGKYLASCGADKFVKVFDVAKGSLAKSFEGHTHHVLTVAWQSQGRVLASGGADNVIKVWNFETGEQQRTIGGFAKEVTAVAFVGTGDETISCTGDKLVHLYQTDSGKKVRDFGGASDFMYAAAITPDGKLLVAGGQDSTLRAWTAQDAKALYTLEAAKP, from the coding sequence ATGCCCACGCTCGCGTGGCCATGCCTGATCGCGACGTTCATCGTCACGACGACCACTGCCCCGCACGTGCGCGCCGACGATGCGCCCGCGACGATTCCCATTGCTGACGTAAAGCGTGACGTTCCGGTTGATTTCGCCAAGGATGTGCAACCGTTGCTACAGAAGCATTGCGTGGCTTGCCATAACACCACGACGCACGAAGGGGGCTTAAGCCTGGAAAGCCCGCAAACGATTCTCAAGGGGGGTGACAGCGGCCCAGGTGTCGTGGCCAACAAAAGTGTCGAGAGTCTGCTGCTCAAACGGGCCAGCGGTCAGCTCGACGACTTGATGCCGCCGCCGGGAAACAAAGCCAATGCTACGCCGATGTCGAGCGAGGAATTGGGGCTCGTGAAGCTGTGGATCGACCAGGGGGCGACCGGCAATAATGGCGCGGGCGAGTCGATCGCCTGGCAGCCGCTGCCGCCAGGTGTGAATCCGATCTATGCGGTAGCCCTCACGCCCGATGGCCAATACACAGCCTGCGGCCGCGCGAATCAGATATTTGTCTATCACACGCCCACCGGCAAATTGGTCGGTCGCTTGACCGATCCAGAGTTGTTGCGTGCCGGCGTCTACCAGAAGCCAGGCGTAGCGGATCTTGACCTGGTGCAATCGCTGGCAATCAGCCCGGATGGCTACACGCTGGCCTCGGGCGGCTACCGCACGATCAAGTTGTGGAGTCGGCCGCGTAACGTGCGTGCGTTCACTCTCGACGCCGTAGCGCCCGAATCCGTGGCAGCGATCACCGTCAGTGCCGATGGCAAATGGTTGGCCACAGGCGGTAACGACGGACAAGTGAAATTGTGGGACGCAACCCAAGGCGCCGCGGCCCGAACGCTTTCCGGACACACAGCCGGCATTACGTCGCTCGTGTTTTCGGCGGATGGCGCGCGGCTCTTCTCCGGCTCGCTCGACAAGTCGGTCCGCTGCTGGCAAGTGGCCGACGGCGCGGCGCAAGGTGGCATTAGCGTGCCGGCCGCCGTGAACGCTGTGGCAATTATGGCCGATGGCTCGCAGATCGCGGCCGGTGGCGCAGATAATTTGATCCGCGTGTGGAACATCGCTTCGGCAACGTCGCAACAAGTGGCCGAGGCGGCGCCTGTGGCCGCTTTCTCGGGCCATGCCCAACCGATCACGTCGCTGGCCAACGTGCCTGGCATGCCGCCGCGCATTCTCTCAGGCAGTGCCGACGGCACAGCACGGCTGTGGAACCTGGCCGATGGCAAGGTCATGCAGCAGCTCGATCACGGCAGCCCGGTGACGGCTGTCGCCGTGCGGCCCGATGGAGCTCGCTTTGCCACGGCAGGCGTCGGCGGCATTGCCAAACTGTGGAACGCGGCGGACGGCAAGCTGGTGGCTGACCTGCGCGGTGACGTTCGCGCACAACTGCAAACCGCCTCGGCCGAGCGGACCGTGGCCGATCGCACCCGTGACCTGGCGCACTTCACGGCCGCCGTCGCCACGTCGGAAAAGGCGTCAACCTCGGAAGCCGAAGGCGTAACGAAGGCGATGGAGGCGCTCACCGCCGCTGAAAAGGGTCGCACGGAGAAGACCGAAGCCGCCAAAAAAGCAGAAGAAGAAAAAGTCGCGGCCGAAAAGGCCTCGACCGAAGCCGTGGCCGCCGCTAAAGCGGCCGACGATGCCAAGTCCGGCGCCGACAAGGTCATCGCCGATGCCGAGGCCGCCGCTAAAACCACCAGCGAAATGGCGGCTCAGGCCACGGCCGCAGCCGATGCCGCGCCGGGCAACAGGTTCCTGGCCGACGCCAAAGCCGCGGGTGAGAAAGCTATCGTCGAAGCCACGGCCAAAATCGCCGCTAGCAAAGAAGCCAAAGTCGCTGCGGAGAAGGCCGTGGTGGAGTCGCCGGCTAAAGTCAAAGCGGCCGCCGACGCTTTGGCGGCGAAAGTAAAGGCGGCCACCGATGGTGACGCGGCGCGCAAGCAGGCGGAAACCGGCTTCACCGCGGCCGAGCAGGCACTGGCCGCATCGAACGTCGCCGCCAAGCGCGCGGCCGAGGCCGTACCCGTTGCCAAGGCGACCCAAGCAGCCGGCGAAGCGGCGCTCAAACAATCGCAGGCCGAGCTCGAGAAGGCCAAGCAAACCGCCGTGGCCAGCGAACAACCGATCCGCACCGTCGCGTTCTCGCCCGATAATGTGCAGCTGGTGACCGGCGGTGACGACCGCCTGATTCATCTATGGAGCGCCGACAATGGCGCCGCGTTCGAGACCTATTCGGGTCATGCCGCGCCGGTGCTGGCCGTTGCCTTTGCCGGCGACGGTCGCGTGGTATCTGGTAGCGCCGACAAATCAGCAATCGCGTGGGACCTGCACCCGGCCTGGACCTGGCAGCGCACGATCGGTGGCCCGGAGAGCGCGTTGCTCGTCGACCGGGTCACGGCGCTCGACTTCAGCCCCGACGGCAAGCTACTCGCCAGCGGCAGTGGAGAGCCGTCGCGCAGCGGCGAACTGAAGATCTGGAACGTGGCCGACGGCACACTGGCGCGCGAGATCGCCGACGCTCATAGCGATACGATCTTCGGGCTCGATTTTTCGCCCGACGGCAAGTATCTGGCGTCGTGCGGCGCCGACAAGTTCGTCAAGGTTTTCGACGTGGCCAAGGGAAGTCTGGCTAAGAGCTTCGAGGGGCATACCCATCACGTGCTGACCGTAGCCTGGCAATCGCAGGGACGCGTCCTAGCTAGCGGCGGCGCGGACAACGTCATCAAGGTCTGGAACTTCGAAACGGGCGAGCAGCAGCGCACCATCGGCGGCTTTGCCAAGGAAGTCACTGCCGTGGCCTTTGTCGGCACCGGAGACGAAACGATTTCCTGCACGGGCGACAAGCTGGTGCACCTCTATCAGACCGATAGCGGCAAGAAAGTCCGCGACTTCGGCGGTGCAAGCGACTTCATGTACGCCGCCGCCATCACGCCCGACGGCAAGCTGCTCGTGGCCGGCGGTCAGGATAGCACCCTACGCGCCTGGACCGCACAGGATGCCAAGGCACTCTATACACTCGAAGCGGCAAAGCCGTAG
- a CDS encoding BBP7 family outer membrane beta-barrel protein codes for MSISRLKASLLTLAVQMLCVSVALGTEQGVQQYSSTHPPGPQQASGPPQPGHDRPGPGPTVGDETPSGIDAPGPEFMSIEDMEVWAPADISTYGAGIPANTGWWFSWDYLRYTVSPPKRTIIGNPSISTAYFTGTPNYFGASVGQGIVTLPSSITPPTGTTTLGGSNAGVQLGPMDTGFIGDGPSNGYRWEGGWMDKSHGFLLSAFRLYDNDQQAVGQNVGVPFYAPPQGPYGISLLQGFVDPSGLGHDADLNGNGIFGRYGANPTSGQVPANPGTAPDFGDLATLPTNFTRILVQDHRATWGAEADYVWRLRERYHPTTWEILGGVRYFRWDESFYVLGQGGVLDYSYWNTRAINNLVGPNIGLRFAHRRNRLNLTSEVRYSPMANIQNNQQQGLIAGLTVPGAPATITGNSLNLQPTGWNTAIGKTEFSNLAELRLNLQYQIFNKASVNVGWTGLIVDGIARPSDMINYTLPNMGLLVHGNNRQTVFMQGFTLGFIFNR; via the coding sequence ATGTCGATTAGCCGCCTGAAAGCGTCCTTGCTCACGTTGGCCGTCCAGATGCTATGCGTCTCGGTGGCGCTGGGAACCGAGCAGGGAGTGCAGCAGTACTCATCCACGCACCCGCCGGGGCCGCAGCAGGCGAGCGGTCCTCCGCAGCCAGGCCATGATCGGCCCGGACCGGGACCCACCGTCGGGGATGAGACGCCGAGCGGCATTGATGCCCCGGGTCCCGAGTTCATGAGCATTGAGGATATGGAGGTTTGGGCCCCGGCGGACATCAGCACCTACGGTGCTGGCATCCCGGCCAATACAGGCTGGTGGTTTTCTTGGGACTATCTGCGATACACGGTGTCGCCGCCGAAGCGGACGATCATCGGTAATCCCAGCATTTCGACCGCGTACTTTACCGGCACGCCGAACTACTTTGGAGCCTCGGTCGGCCAGGGCATCGTGACGCTCCCCAGTTCAATCACGCCGCCTACCGGTACCACAACTCTCGGTGGTAGCAATGCGGGCGTGCAGCTTGGTCCAATGGACACAGGGTTTATTGGCGACGGACCCTCCAACGGCTATCGTTGGGAAGGTGGTTGGATGGACAAGAGCCACGGCTTCTTGCTAAGCGCGTTCAGGCTCTATGACAACGATCAGCAGGCCGTTGGTCAAAACGTGGGCGTACCGTTCTACGCACCGCCGCAAGGGCCCTACGGAATCTCGCTCCTGCAGGGGTTCGTTGACCCGAGCGGTCTAGGACACGACGCCGACCTCAACGGCAACGGCATCTTCGGCCGCTATGGAGCCAACCCGACGTCAGGACAGGTACCTGCCAATCCCGGCACCGCGCCGGACTTCGGTGACTTGGCCACGCTGCCGACGAATTTCACCAGAATCCTTGTCCAGGACCATCGTGCCACGTGGGGCGCCGAAGCCGACTATGTTTGGCGCCTACGAGAGCGTTATCATCCGACGACCTGGGAAATCCTCGGCGGCGTACGCTACTTCCGCTGGGATGAAAGTTTCTACGTCTTGGGTCAAGGTGGCGTACTGGACTATAGCTACTGGAACACCCGTGCCATCAACAACCTGGTGGGTCCCAACATCGGGTTGCGATTTGCCCATCGCCGCAACCGGTTGAATTTGACCAGCGAAGTACGCTATTCGCCAATGGCGAATATTCAGAACAACCAGCAACAAGGACTGATCGCGGGCCTTACTGTCCCTGGTGCGCCGGCAACGATCACCGGCAATTCGCTTAATCTGCAGCCCACCGGCTGGAACACTGCCATCGGCAAGACCGAGTTCTCCAACCTCGCAGAGCTGCGACTCAACCTGCAATACCAGATCTTCAACAAGGCCTCGGTCAACGTCGGTTGGACCGGCTTGATCGTCGACGGCATTGCCCGTCCTAGCGACATGATCAACTACACGCTGCCGAACATGGGCCTGCTTGTTCACGGCAACAATCGCCAGACCGTGTTCATGCAAGGCTTCACGCTCGGCTTCATCTTCAATCGCTAG